Proteins from a genomic interval of Quercus lobata isolate SW786 chromosome 11, ValleyOak3.0 Primary Assembly, whole genome shotgun sequence:
- the LOC115969058 gene encoding 40S ribosomal protein S4-3, with translation MARGLKKHLKRLNAPKHWMLDKLGGAFAPKPSSGPHKSRECLPLILILRNRLKYALTYREVISILMQRHVLVDGKVRTDKTYPSGFMDVVSIPKTNENFRLLYDTKGRFRLHSIRDEEAKFKLCKVRSVQFGQKGIPYLNTHDGRTIRYPDPLIKANDTIKLDLESGKITDFIKFDVGNVVMVTGGRNRGRVGVIKNREKHKGTFETVHIQDATGHEFATRLGNVYTIGKGTKPWVSLPKGKGIKLTIIEEAKKRLAAQGAATA, from the exons ATG GCTAGAGGGTTGAAGAAGCACTTGAAGAGGCTCAATGCCCCTAAGCATTGGATGCTTGACAAACTTGGTGGTGCATTT gCTCCCAAGCCTTCATCTGGACCTCACAAATCTAGGGAATGCCTGCCATTGATCCTTATCTTGCGAAACAGATTGAAATATGCTCTCACATACCGTGAGGTCATTTCCATATTGATGCAACGACATGTTCTGGTTGATGGGAAAGTCAGGACAGATAAGACCTATCCCTCAGGTTTCATGG ATGTTGTTTCAATCCCCAAGACTAATGAGAATTTCCGCCTGCTTTACGACACTAAGGGTCGATTCCGTCTTCACTCAATCAGGGACGAAGAGGCAAAG TTTAAGCTCTGCAAAGTCAGGTCGGTGCAGTTTGGGCAAAAGGGCATCCCATACCTCAACACCCATGATGGGCGAACCATCCGCTACCCAGACCCTCTCATCAAGGCCAATGACACCATCAAGCTGGACTTGGAGAGTGGCAAGATCACTGATTTCATCAAATTTGATGTTGGCAATGTAGTCATGGTGACCGGTGGAAGAAATAGAGGTCGTGTCGGAGTAATCAAGAACAGAGAGAAGCATAAGGGAACCTTTGAGACAGTCCACATCCAGGATGCCACTGGGCATGAATTTGCTACTCGTTTGGGCAATGTGTACACTATTGGCAAGGGGACAAAGCCTTGGGTTTCTCTTCCTAAGGGCAAGGGAATAAAGCTAACCATCATTGAAGAGGCCAAGAAGAGGCTTGCAGCTCAAGGGGCAGCCACAGCTTAA
- the LOC115966380 gene encoding F-box protein At2g26160-like, translating to MVDWSSLHYDLLVLIVRRIPLYDDFIAFGGVCQSWRFSLKQYSTSQRIPKTPCLMLAEKEGSSYLRGFFSLNLSLSKGIGGMTRQVLLPQAYGKMCFSSQGWLITIGKNLRIKLLHPFLRLQIKLPHMRTLFHQEIKHLDKPVTWSYAAFFDKIVLSASPSETSDYVVMAIYGAYEKFAFCRHGDKSWTKIRTKFPFLECFLDVVYYNNNNKFYCVDNQGGVFACDIRSPDPGLTSTPVTTLPEELAHRISDVTLFYLVESSGTLLLVSQQLDLLVPPVWGEGINEYWTKGFIVFEVGLDGREWKELKSLDNRALFLGHNSSISVEAFDFSGCIPNCIYFTDSFSDSSNMRIPGGGGRDMGIYNMLDGSIQPCYPGQSRSNVTPPMWVVPSLGITNSIPKVAPLV from the coding sequence ATGGTTGACTGGTCTAGTCTTCATTATGATCTTTTAGTCCTTATTGTCAGACGCATACCTTTGTACGATGATTTTATTGCTTTCGGTGGAGTTTGTCAATCATGGCGATTTTCATTGAAACAATATTCTACGAGTCAAAGAATACCCAAGACTCCATGTCTTATGCTTGCAGAAAAAGAGGGCAGCAGCTACTTGCGTGGCTTCTTCAGCCTCAACCTCAGCCTCTCCAAAGGCATAGGAGGCATGACTCGCCAAGTCCTGTTACCCCAAGCTTATGGGAAGATGTGCTTTTCATCACAAGGATGGCTTATTACCATAGGAAAAAACCTCAGGATTAAGCTTTTGCACCCCTTTTTGCGGCTTCAAATAAAGCTTCCGCACATGAGAACTCTCTTTCATCAAGAGATTAAACACCTTGATAAACCTGTTACCTGGTCGTATGCCGCTTTTTTTGACAAGATTGTGTTATCAGCGAGCCCATCTGAGACATCAGACTATGTTGTCATGGCCATATATGGGGCTTATGAAAAGTTTGCCTTTTGCCGACATGGAGATAAGTCTTGGACTAAAATTAGAACAAAATTTCCATTCTTGGAGTGTTTTTTGGATGTTGTTTactataacaacaacaacaaattttattgtgttgataATCAGGGAGGAGTTTTTGCATGTGACATTAGAAGCCCGGATCCTGGTTTAACAAGTACCCCAGTGACAACTCTTCCTGAGGAACTAGCTCACCGAATTAGTGATGTAACACTGTTTTACCTGGTAGAATCGTCAGGAACTTTGTTGCTAGTTTCACAACAACTGGATCTATTAGTACCCCCTGTATGGGGGGAAGGGATTAACGAATACTGGACCAAGGGGTTCATAGTTTTTGAGGTGGGCTTAGACGGCAGGGAGTGGAAGGAGTTGAAGAGCTTGGACAATAGAGCCCTTTTCTTGGGACATAACTCTTCCATATCTGTTGAGGCATTTGATTTCTCGGGTTGCATTCCTAATTGCATTTACTTTACTGATAGTTTCAGTGACTCATCAAATATGCGGATACCCGGTGGAGGAGGGAGAGATATGGGCATCTACAACATGCTCGATGGAAGTATCCAACCATGCTATCCAGGCCAATCTCGTTCTAACGTAACGCCACCTATGTGGGTTGTGCCTAGCTTAGGAATTACAAACTCTATTCCAAAGGTTGCACCTTTGGTCTAA